GCGTTTAAAAAAGGAGAATATAACCATGTGTCTCTGATACAAATAGCTACCTCAAAAGAGGTTTTCCTGATCAGAACTAACCTTACAGGCCTTACCAACGACCTTATTGCATTTCTGTCAAATAAGAAACTATTAAAGATCGGAGTTGCCCTGCGTGACGATATTAAAGACTTAAGAAAATTGAGAGAGTTTACGCCGGGAGGCTTTGTCGAGCTCAATAAGCTGGTAAAAGAAATAGGAATAGAAAGCAACGGGCTCAGAAAACTGGCTGCAATTGTCCTAGGATTCAGGATTTCAAAAAGCGCTCAGATTTCAAATTGGGAAAGTGAAAAGCTGAGCGATAAACAGATTAACTATGCGGCAACAGATGCCTGGGTTTGTATTGAAATGTACCGAGAACTGGAGAGAAAAGGATACTTTAAATATTGACGCACTGCATTAATGAGAAAATTTCCTTTATTTGGAAAATAATCTCAAAATGAACCTCGAATAATGAATAAATATGATTTTATTAAACTTTTTAAGTAAAAAATAGTTTGGCATAATTATTTGTTTAAATTAAAAAATGAAATTTTAAACAACTTTATGTACAAACAAATTCCTCTACTCCCCATCCTCATTGCCGGTTCTGGTATAATTATATCGGTAATTATATACCTTGATCAACCTGTTCACTATACCATAATTTCTACAGCTGTTATTATTCTTTTATTGAGTATACTCACCTTCCGCATACTAAAACGCAGTGAAGAAGTCAAAAGGCGATACGCCTCAAAACTTGAAGCGGAAAATATGCGTGTGGATAAAATGACAACATTTGTCGAAACCATTTCATCTGGTAGTTACACCGCAGACCTTCATTTAAGCACTGAAAATGATGCACTGTTTCAAAAGCTTTTTAAAATGCAGGAAAAGCTACGGTCCACAGCCGACGAGGACCTAAAGCGCAACTGGATGAATACCGGATTGGCTAAATTCGGGGAAATACTTCGTAGTGAAAATGATTTACAAACCCTTTCCGATATTATTATCCGTAACTTGGTGAAATACCTGAACGCCAACCAAGGCGGGTTGTTTGTGGTTGAGGAAGAGAACAATGACCGATACCTTGAACTCAAAGCGGCTTATGCCTACAACAGAAAAAAATTCATAAGCAAAAGGATAAATCCAGGGCAGGGGCTTACCGGGCAGTGCTGGTTGGAAGGGGAGAAAATATTGATGACGGACATTCCTGAGTCTTATGTGAATATAACATCTGGTTTGGGAGAAGCTCTCCCCAAATGCATCCTTATAATACCTTTGAAGGTAAACGATGAAACATATGGAGTGGCAGAACTGGCATCATTTAAAATATTTGAAGAACATGAAATTGATTTTGTAGAAAAACTGGCCGAGAGTATTGCCTCCACCATATCAAATGCAAGGATCAATGTGACCACCAAGGCTCTTTTAGCATCTACTCAGCAACAAGCCGAAGAGCTAAAAGCCCAGGAAGAAGAAATGAGGCAAAACATGGAAGAACTGCAGGCTACACAGGAAGAGATGCAGCGGGTTTCGGCAGAGATGTCTGAACAACTCCGCGTGATCAATGCTACCATAGCCACCATAGAGTTCGATCTATCGGGAATAATTAGAGATGCTAATGAAAACTTCCTGGCTTTGATGGGCTACGGCAAAGAAGAGATCATTGGCCGGCACCACAAAATATTCGTTGCCGCAGAAGAGGCCAATTCTGAGGCCTACGTAAAATTCTGGAAGGAACTATCCTCAGGTCATTCCTTTGATGGTGAATTCAGCAGGGTAACAAAAAAAGGTAATGCCGTATGGATCAAAGGGATGTACAGCCCAATATTGGACAATGCAGGTAATCCTGTAAAAGTAGTGAAGTTCGCCTATGATATAACCAGTGAAAAAGAGCAGCAGGCTAAAATGAAGAAAACCCTC
This region of Fulvivirga ulvae genomic DNA includes:
- a CDS encoding 3'-5' exonuclease; the encoded protein is MYPATISSEEINELELQRYEGRVHIITQEDQITEVMSKVSREKVVGFDTETKPAFKKGEYNHVSLIQIATSKEVFLIRTNLTGLTNDLIAFLSNKKLLKIGVALRDDIKDLRKLREFTPGGFVELNKLVKEIGIESNGLRKLAAIVLGFRISKSAQISNWESEKLSDKQINYAATDAWVCIEMYRELERKGYFKY
- a CDS encoding PAS domain S-box protein — encoded protein: MYKQIPLLPILIAGSGIIISVIIYLDQPVHYTIISTAVIILLLSILTFRILKRSEEVKRRYASKLEAENMRVDKMTTFVETISSGSYTADLHLSTENDALFQKLFKMQEKLRSTADEDLKRNWMNTGLAKFGEILRSENDLQTLSDIIIRNLVKYLNANQGGLFVVEEENNDRYLELKAAYAYNRKKFISKRINPGQGLTGQCWLEGEKILMTDIPESYVNITSGLGEALPKCILIIPLKVNDETYGVAELASFKIFEEHEIDFVEKLAESIASTISNARINVTTKALLASTQQQAEELKAQEEEMRQNMEELQATQEEMQRVSAEMSEQLRVINATIATIEFDLSGIIRDANENFLALMGYGKEEIIGRHHKIFVAAEEANSEAYVKFWKELSSGHSFDGEFSRVTKKGNAVWIKGMYSPILDNAGNPVKVVKFAYDITSEKEQQAKMKKTLEEITATQEEMQRISGEMSEQLRVINSTIATVEFDLSGKILEANNNFLALVGYNKDEIIDRHHRIFVDKEESESDAYAKFWATLSEGKSFNGEFKRLTRDGKTIWIKGMYSPIRNKAQQPVKVVKFAYDITREKEQQVQMKLQMEELTRLKRDEN